From one Eptesicus fuscus isolate TK198812 chromosome 3, DD_ASM_mEF_20220401, whole genome shotgun sequence genomic stretch:
- the LOC103301188 gene encoding olfactory receptor Olfr180, with protein sequence MAKENHSLTTEFILIGFTDHLVLKSLLFLVFFAIYLITMMGNLGLVALIFMEHRLHTPMYIFLGNLALMDSCCSCAITPKMLENFFSEGRMISLNECVAQFYFLCLAETADCFLLAAMAYDRYVAICSPLQYHTRMSKKLCIQMTIGTFIASNLHSMIHAGLLLRLTFCRSNQIDHFFCDILPLYRLSCTDPYINELMIYIFSMPIQIFTIATVLISYICILFTVFKMKSKEGRGKAFSTCASHFFSVLIFYICLLMYIRPFEKGDKDIPVAIFYTIVIPLLNPFIYSLRNKEVINVLKKIMRNHIHK encoded by the coding sequence ATGGCTAAGGAAAATCACTCCTTGACAACTGAGTTTATCCTCATAGGATTTACAGATCATCTAGTGCTGAAGAGTCTTCTGTTTTTAGTGTTCTTTGCCATCTATCTGATCACCATGATGGGCAATCTTGGCCTGGTGGCACTGATATTTATGGAGCATCGTCTTCACACACCAATGTACATCTTTCTGGGCAACCTGGCTCTGATGGATTCCTGTTGTTCCTGTGCCATTACCCCCAAGATGTTAGAGAACTTCTTTTCTGAGGGCAGAATGATTTCCCTCAATGAATGCGTggcacaattttattttctctgccttGCTGAGACTGCAGATTGCTTTCTCCTGGCGGCAATGGCTTATGATCGCTATGTGGCCATATGTAGCCCACTGCAGTACCACACCAGGATGTCAAAGAAACTCTGCATTCAGATGACTATAGGGACCTTCATAGCTAGTAACCTGCACTCCATGATCCATGCAGGGCTTCTTTTAAGGTTAACTTTCTGCAGGTCTAATCAAATTGACCATTTTTTTTGTGATATCCTTCCACTCTATAGACTCTCCTGTACTGACCCTTACATTAACGAgttaatgatatatattttttcaatgccAATTCAAATCTTCACCATTGCCACTGTCTTAATTTCTTATATTTGCATCCTTTTTactgttttcaaaatgaaatcCAAAGAAGGGAGAGGTAAAGCATTTTCTACTTGTGCATCCCACTTTTTCTCTGTCTTGATATTCTATATTTGTCTTCTCATGTATATTCGACCATTTGAAAAAGGGGATAAAGATATACCAGTGGCAATTTTTTACACAATAGTAATTCCTTTATTAAACCCTTTTATTTATAGCTTGAGAAATAAGGAGGTGATAAATgttctgaaaaaaattatgagGAATCATATTCATAAATGA